In Rhea pennata isolate bPtePen1 chromosome 8, bPtePen1.pri, whole genome shotgun sequence, one genomic interval encodes:
- the EFCAB7 gene encoding EF-hand calcium-binding domain-containing protein 7 isoform X2: MASGPGNNASLSVQKVTHTESSRAKKSQHSEEEIFYMNCRAAYLAVLKSSLENIKSKEQLCLVLQQAGRNPSQKTLNKYWTSQTTTLTFDDFCTILKKEKTATKTELLRAFGKIDTDNSGYILHDELYKILTTRGEKMTPDEVNAITKLADFNSSGKLDYNKFCDLYMRTSEQCCQTALEKLETDSRLRCQQFGSHAETSSEGITLPVSKPSPRVSRKTDHKLTPMKGDSRISSRPSSARSCKASISATISMSASRNRNAKLIELNTLKEWHCAQSKGCFYLEDDGEIINHKYKLHLPQRSTVCITVKPLNLCQVEGKSCPWLSVDTALYVLKENESQENLQLMFGWKGELGSGVYWLLPFTTGCRLKKVKTQVAGEAKLVYRGEDGELALTKEFRAALLDVFETIDLDGNGLLNLEEYNFFELRTSGEKCDEEAWAVCKENFDMKKNELTRQGFMDLNLMEANDREGDPSDLWVTLLSLGYNKALEMIEACPFVIDIYAEKCKPRIKAIYLEAGGWQLNRAICKSVVNKGEAKVMDGCEDIIVYTYKTDIRITSVIENKSENKVIIHVNNEQSKNCLSNRGLTVFAVEVAPKSMMVSQHVMPLNEQEEWLYNCVHSLLR, translated from the exons ATGGCCAGCGGTCCTGGGAATAATGCATCCCTCTCCGTTCAGAAAGTCACACACACAGAAAGTTCTCGAGCAAAGAAGTCCCAGCattcagaagaagaaatcttttatatgaactgcagagcagcttatctagctgttttaaaaagcagtttagaaaatattaaatcaaaagAACAACTCTGTTTAG TACTTCAACAGGCTGGAAGAAATCCCTCTCAGAAGACACTTAATAAATACTGGACTTCACAAACAACTACACTGACTTTTGATGATTTTTGtactatcttaaaaaaagaaaaaacagctacGAAAACTGAACTGCTCAGAGCATTTGGAAAAATAGATACAGATAATTCTGGATATATTTTACATGATGAACTTTATAAAATTCTTACAACA AGAGGTGAAAAAATGACTCCGGATGAAGTGAATGCCATTACTAAACTGGCTGATTTTAACAGCAGTGGCAAACTTGACTACAATAAG TTTTGTGACTTATATATGAGAACCAGTGAGCAGTGCTGCCAGACTGCACTAGAGAAACTGGAAACTGACAGTCGACTGAGGTGTCAGCAGTTTGGAAGTCATGCTGAAACTTCCTCTGAAGGGATCACATTGCCAGTATCTAAACCATCACCAAGAGTCTCAAGGAAAACTGATCACAAACTTACACCAATGAAAG GGGATAGCAGAATTTCTTCAAGACCCTCATCAGCTCGAAGTTGCAAAGCATCCATTTCTGCCACTATCAGCATGAGTGCCAGTCGTAACAGAAACGCAAAGCTAATTGAGCTAAACACATTAAAG GAATGGCATTGTGCACAGTCCAAAGGATGCTTCTACTTAGAAGATGATGGTGAAATCATTAATCACAAATACAAGTTGCATTTACCTCAGAGGTCTACCGTATGTATTACCGTCAAGCCTTTAAACCTTTGTCAGGTAGAAG gaaaatctTGTCCTTGGTTGTCAGTGGATACAGCTTTGTATGTTCTGAAGGAGAATGAAAGCCAAGAAAATCTACAGCTT ATGTTTGGATGGAAAGGGGAGCTTGGATCAGGAGTTTACTGGCTACTCCCATTCACAACAGGCTGTAGACTGAAGAAGGTAAAAACCCAAGTTGCTGGAGAAGCAAAACTGGTGTATAGAGGTGAAGATGGAGAGCTGGCTCTTACCAAGGAGTTCCG aGCAGCTTTATTGGATGTATTTGAAACCATTGATTTAGATGGGAATGGCCTTCTGAATTTGGAAGAGTATAATTTCTTTGAACTGAGGACTAGTGGTGAGAAATGTGATGAGGAAGCCTGGGCTGTGTGTAAGG agaatttTGACATGAAGAAGAATGAACTAACAAGACAGGGATTTATGGATCTGAATCTCATGGAAGCCAATGACCGTGAAGGGGATCCTAGTGACCTTTGGGTCACTTTATTGTCACTGGGCTACAATAAAGCATTAGAAATGATAGAG GCATGCCCCTTTGTCATTGACATCtatgcagaaaaatgcaaaccCAGAATTAAAGCCATATACCTAGAGGCAGGTGGCTGGCAACTCAACAGGGCCATTTGCAAGTCTGTTGTTAATAAAGGAGAAGCCAAAGTAATGGATGGTTGTGAAGACATAATTGTTTATACCTATAAAACGGATATACGAATCACTTCTGTTATTGAAAATAAG
- the EFCAB7 gene encoding EF-hand calcium-binding domain-containing protein 7 isoform X1, with the protein MASGPGNNASLSVQKVTHTESSRAKKSQHSEEEIFYMNCRAAYLAVLKSSLENIKSKEQLCLVLQQAGRNPSQKTLNKYWTSQTTTLTFDDFCTILKKEKTATKTELLRAFGKIDTDNSGYILHDELYKILTTRGEKMTPDEVNAITKLADFNSSGKLDYNKFCDLYMRTSEQCCQTALEKLETDSRLRCQQFGSHAETSSEGITLPVSKPSPRVSRKTDHKLTPMKGDSRISSRPSSARSCKASISATISMSASRNRNAKLIELNTLKEWHCAQSKGCFYLEDDGEIINHKYKLHLPQRSTVCITVKPLNLCQVEGKSCPWLSVDTALYVLKENESQENLQLVSFTEQQNKEMFGWKGELGSGVYWLLPFTTGCRLKKVKTQVAGEAKLVYRGEDGELALTKEFRAALLDVFETIDLDGNGLLNLEEYNFFELRTSGEKCDEEAWAVCKENFDMKKNELTRQGFMDLNLMEANDREGDPSDLWVTLLSLGYNKALEMIEACPFVIDIYAEKCKPRIKAIYLEAGGWQLNRAICKSVVNKGEAKVMDGCEDIIVYTYKTDIRITSVIENKSENKVIIHVNNEQSKNCLSNRGLTVFAVEVAPKSMMVSQHVMPLNEQEEWLYNCVHSLLR; encoded by the exons ATGGCCAGCGGTCCTGGGAATAATGCATCCCTCTCCGTTCAGAAAGTCACACACACAGAAAGTTCTCGAGCAAAGAAGTCCCAGCattcagaagaagaaatcttttatatgaactgcagagcagcttatctagctgttttaaaaagcagtttagaaaatattaaatcaaaagAACAACTCTGTTTAG TACTTCAACAGGCTGGAAGAAATCCCTCTCAGAAGACACTTAATAAATACTGGACTTCACAAACAACTACACTGACTTTTGATGATTTTTGtactatcttaaaaaaagaaaaaacagctacGAAAACTGAACTGCTCAGAGCATTTGGAAAAATAGATACAGATAATTCTGGATATATTTTACATGATGAACTTTATAAAATTCTTACAACA AGAGGTGAAAAAATGACTCCGGATGAAGTGAATGCCATTACTAAACTGGCTGATTTTAACAGCAGTGGCAAACTTGACTACAATAAG TTTTGTGACTTATATATGAGAACCAGTGAGCAGTGCTGCCAGACTGCACTAGAGAAACTGGAAACTGACAGTCGACTGAGGTGTCAGCAGTTTGGAAGTCATGCTGAAACTTCCTCTGAAGGGATCACATTGCCAGTATCTAAACCATCACCAAGAGTCTCAAGGAAAACTGATCACAAACTTACACCAATGAAAG GGGATAGCAGAATTTCTTCAAGACCCTCATCAGCTCGAAGTTGCAAAGCATCCATTTCTGCCACTATCAGCATGAGTGCCAGTCGTAACAGAAACGCAAAGCTAATTGAGCTAAACACATTAAAG GAATGGCATTGTGCACAGTCCAAAGGATGCTTCTACTTAGAAGATGATGGTGAAATCATTAATCACAAATACAAGTTGCATTTACCTCAGAGGTCTACCGTATGTATTACCGTCAAGCCTTTAAACCTTTGTCAGGTAGAAG gaaaatctTGTCCTTGGTTGTCAGTGGATACAGCTTTGTATGTTCTGAAGGAGAATGAAAGCCAAGAAAATCTACAGCTTGTGAGCTTTACtgaacaacaaaataaagag ATGTTTGGATGGAAAGGGGAGCTTGGATCAGGAGTTTACTGGCTACTCCCATTCACAACAGGCTGTAGACTGAAGAAGGTAAAAACCCAAGTTGCTGGAGAAGCAAAACTGGTGTATAGAGGTGAAGATGGAGAGCTGGCTCTTACCAAGGAGTTCCG aGCAGCTTTATTGGATGTATTTGAAACCATTGATTTAGATGGGAATGGCCTTCTGAATTTGGAAGAGTATAATTTCTTTGAACTGAGGACTAGTGGTGAGAAATGTGATGAGGAAGCCTGGGCTGTGTGTAAGG agaatttTGACATGAAGAAGAATGAACTAACAAGACAGGGATTTATGGATCTGAATCTCATGGAAGCCAATGACCGTGAAGGGGATCCTAGTGACCTTTGGGTCACTTTATTGTCACTGGGCTACAATAAAGCATTAGAAATGATAGAG GCATGCCCCTTTGTCATTGACATCtatgcagaaaaatgcaaaccCAGAATTAAAGCCATATACCTAGAGGCAGGTGGCTGGCAACTCAACAGGGCCATTTGCAAGTCTGTTGTTAATAAAGGAGAAGCCAAAGTAATGGATGGTTGTGAAGACATAATTGTTTATACCTATAAAACGGATATACGAATCACTTCTGTTATTGAAAATAAG